A genomic window from Osmia bicornis bicornis chromosome 4, iOsmBic2.1, whole genome shotgun sequence includes:
- the LOC114873289 gene encoding potassium/sodium hyperpolarization-activated cyclic nucleotide-gated channel 2-like: MTSVLILVPYQATFEMIRKSKAWIASKNFLLVFCCADIAINFMTGYFDKEEHGVILEQKKVAHHYIKSSTFVFDFLGSFPTDLFFVTSWHQYTVIRKTLSLICIFRVFSLGLYIDRIAFAYDIPLALYEFCKIIFWLMMALHWQSCLHWLIPIAATSMYLPQRPKNDSWLHADNLWEAPRNQQYLNSLMRAVTTFLRGGMLHTNPRHVGDIYLIITLQLIGIVSPWFLITRVMQFFKGANSSRLRYQGTVAQLKQYMRHRQLPYPTQRRIIEYYEFRFQHRFFRETEIIHTLSSHMRNEISMHSCRKLVENVTFFNNLPLSLLSRIVSLLRSEIFLTNDVIVRANQPGDCMYFIGTGTVAIYTNSGKEVCHLEDGAHFGEVALVMPNEMRVASVIAVEVCELYRLNRADFARTIHPYPMLWERIKKIAIERHEKTIILNAQ, translated from the exons ATGACAAGCGTACTGATACTGGTGCCCTATCAAGCTACCTTCGAGATGATCAGGAAGTCCAAAGCTTGGATCGCCAGTAAAAATTTCCTGCTGGTGTTTTGTTGCGCGGACATAGCGATCAATTTCATGACAGG GTACTTTGACAAAGAAGAGCACGGAGTGATATTGGAACAGAAGAAAGTAGCCCATCACTATATAAAATCCAGCACGTTCGTTTTCGATTTCCTGGGTTCCTTTCCAACCGATTTATTTTTCGTAACCTCATGGCATCAGTACACAGTGATCCGAAAGACGTTATCTCTGATATGCATTTTTCGCGTCTTCTCCCTGGGCTTGTACATTGATCGCATAGCGTTCGCCTATGACATCCCCCTAGCTCTCTatgaattttgcaaaattatattttggtTGATGATGGCGTTGCATTGGCAGTCCTGTCTCCACTGGCTGATTCCCATCGCTGCAACCTCGATGTACCTGCCGCAACGTCCTAAAAATGACTCCTGGTTGCACGCTGACAACCTCTGGGAGGCTCCAAGGAATCAGCAATACTTGAACAGCCTGATGAGGGCCGTTACTACGTTCCTCAGGGGTGGTATGCTGCACACGAATCCTCGACACGTAGGTGATATATATCTGATCATCACGTTGCAGTTGATCGGCATTGTCTCTCCCTGGTTCCTGATAACACGAGTGATGCAGTTCTTTAAGGGTGCCAACAGTTCTCGTCTGAGGTACCAGGGTACCGTGGCTCAATTGAAACAGTACATGAGACACAGACAACTACCATACCCAACCCAGAGACGAATCATAGAGTATTACGAGTTTCGTTTTCAACATCGTTTCTTTCGGGAGACTGAAATCATTCACACGTTGTCCTCCCATATGCGCAATGAAATTAGCATGCACTCTTGCCGCAAGCTGGTCGAGAATGTCACATTCTTCAACAATCTACCACTTTCATTGTTGAGCCGAATAGTGTCGTTGCTCAGGTCTGAGATTTTTCTTACAAACGACGTGATCGTACGGGCAAATCAACCAGGAGACTGCATGTACTTCATCGGCACGGGCACTGTGGCTATCTACACGAACTCTGGTAAAGAAGTGTGTCACCTGGAGGACGGTGCTCACTTCGGTGAGGTCGCGTTGGTCATGCCAAACGAGATGAGGGTGGCCAGTGTTATCGCTGTTGAAGTATGCGAATTGTATCGTTTGAATCGAGCCGACTTTGCTAGAACGATACATCCGTATCCGATGCTGTGGGAGAGGATCAAGAAGATCGCCATCGAGAGGCACGAGAAAACGATTATTCTTAATGCACAGTAA